A single region of the Gossypium arboreum isolate Shixiya-1 chromosome 12, ASM2569848v2, whole genome shotgun sequence genome encodes:
- the LOC108477097 gene encoding uncharacterized protein LOC108477097 has translation MKPMETIQDLIDEAKVRTLWLAMVIFIVTYFLSHTSTSMWMNLPIAIIIVSTFRAIANEVEFKWKVKSVHPRTYLSHLERKQLSVNDSRLFSSPPPPKWKQKIDSPIVEAALNEFIDKILRDFVINLWYSEITQDREAPELIRALILDAIAEITERVKEINLVDLLTRDIVDLIGDHLDLFRRNQAAIGVDVMATLSSEERDERLKHHLMVSGELHPALLSPESEYKVIQQLFGGVLAVVLRPREAQCPLVRTIAREIVTCLVVLPLLNLASPRYINEVIEYVLLAIKEDLNKIVAGFDQSSVGVRDDGSMSCKTPSLNRQETDLNLVRIDNQKETYPVCNRYEEEPVHHRPADWARKLEAATQRRTEVLAPENLENMWTKGRNYKKKERKYVKTGFQESIPKGSETKSSVLMGNSVNDFSRNKTRTSMRSEEKTRTQLEHGLSLDTQSCDDNMIDTKLAKSSSFEGDRHVNTFNNVSEKAADGNKIRLKRSSSTSDLKVGTDTKKALSVDVEGPIFSECYGPDFDRHSEEYGGKIASNLVLRNEGPHIPKLRCRVIGAYFEKLASKSFAVYSISVTDAENRTWFVNRRYRNFERLHRHLKEIPNYSLHLPPKRIFSSSTEDTFVHQRCIHLDKYLQELLSIPNVAEQHEVWDFLSVSSKNYSFGKSSSVMETLAVSVDDAVDDIVRQFRGVSDGLMRKVVGSSSPPSEASSSATGRTLSWNADEIAKDISKHYNLDTVHSASDNEDGNKDGDHGYEDDGSYSQGLDMHLDNELNSKNLPPLVIECGRESVNLIYEKHNLGVKPEPFGQGGSPKVKISATSSHLEDPVGMPPEWTPPNVSVPLLNLVDKVFQLKRRGWLRRQVFWISKQILQLVMEDAIDDWLLRQIYWLRKEETITLGIRWIQDLLWPGGKFFRAIGDIHSKFDNSNLNQTPIPLLNFSQFGGSNASKPGSFEQQLEATRRASDIKKMLFDGPPATLVGLIGYKQYRRCARDIYYFTQSAICIKQLAYAILERLLISVFPELRDLVMDLHGKNISTLHRK, from the exons ATGAAGCCAATGGAGACAATACAGGATCTGATTGACGAAGCCAAAGTACGTACACTTTGGTTGGCCATGGTTATCTTTATCGTCACTTATTTCTTGTCTC ATACAAGTACGTCAATGTGGATGAATTTACCTATAGCAATTATTATTGTTTCCACATTCAGAGCTATAGCTAATGAGGTTGAGTTCAAATGGAAAGTTAAATCAGTTCATCCCCGAACCTATTTATCTCATTTGGAGAGGAAACAGTTGTCTGTGAATGATTCCCGCCTTTTTAGCTCACCGCCTCCACCCAAGTGGAAGCAGAAGATTGATTCTCCTATAGTTGAGGCTGCTCTCAATGAATTTATTGATAAAATACTTAGGGATTTTGTCATTAATTTGTGGTATTCGGAGATAACTCAAGATAGAGAAGCCCCTGAGCTGATACGTGCATTGATTTTGGATGCTATTGCTGAAATAACTGAAAGGGTGAAAGAGATAAACCTTGTTGATTTGCTTACAAG GGATATAGTTGATTTGATAGGAGATCACTTGGATCTTTTTAGAAGAAACCAAGCTGCAATAGGTGTTGATGTTATGGCAACATTATCATCTGAGGAGAGGGATGAAAGATTGAAACACCACCTTATGGTTTCTGGAGAGCTTCATCCTGCATTGCTTTCACCAGAGAGTGAGTACAAG gtTATTCAGCAGCTTTTTGGCGGAGTTTTAGCAGTAGTATTGAGACCTCGAGAAGCTCAATGTCCTTTGGTTCGAACTATTGCTCGTGAGATTGTAACTTGCTTGGTAGTGCTACCTCTTTTGAATTTGGCAAGCCCTCG GTATATCAATGAAGTGATTGAATATGTTCTACTTGCCATTAAAGAAGATTTGAATAAGATCGTGGCAGGTTTTGATCAGTCTTCAGTGGGAGTACGTGATGATGGTTCTATGTCATGCAAAACACCGTCCTTGAATAGACAAGAAACTGATTTAAATTTGGTTAGAATTGACAATCAGAAAGAAACATATCCAGTTTGTAACAGATATGAGGAAGAACCAGTGCACCATAGACCAGCTGATTGGGCTCGAAAATTAGAGGCAGCAACCCAGAGAAGAACTGAAGTTCTTGCTCCTGAAAATCTTGAAAACATGTGGACAAAAGGAAGAAACTACAAAAAGAAGGAGAGAAAATATGTAAAAACAGGATTTCAAGAATCTATCCCTAAAGGTTCTGAGACAAAGAGTAGTGTACTGATGGGGAATTCAGTAAATGATTTCTCAAGAAACAAGACCAGAACTTCTATGCGAAGCGAAGAGAAAACTAGGACGCAACTAGAGCATGGCTTGAGCCTTGACACCCAGTCATGTGATGATAACATGATAGACACAAAGTTAGCTAAGTCATCATCATTTGAAGGAGATCGTCATGTTAATACATTTAATAATGTTAGTGAGAAAGCTGCTGATGGAAATAAAATTAGGCTTAAGAGATCCAGTAGTACCTCTGATTTGAAAGTTGGAACTGATACAAAGAAGGCACTTAGTGTAGATGTTGAAGGGCCTATTTTTTCAGAATGCTATGGCCCTGATTTTGACAGGCATAGTGAAGAATATGGGGGTAAGATTGCCTCAAATCTAGTACTTCGCAATGAGGGGCCACATATTCCCAAGCTTAGGTGTCGG GTTATTGGAGCATACTTTGAGAAACTTGCATCAAAATCATTTGCAGTTTATTCAATTTCTGTGACTGATGCGGAAAACAGAACTTGGTTTGTCAATAGAAG ATACAGAAATTTTGAACGGTTGCATCGACATCTGAAAGAAATTCCCAATTATTCATTACATTTGCCCCCCAAAAGGATATTTTCATCAAGCACTGAGGATACTTTTGTTCATCAGCGGTGCATTCATCTTGACAAATATCTGCAA GAACTGTTGTCTATACCCAATGTGGCTGAACAGCATGAAGTGTGGGATTTTTTAAGTGTTTCCTCGAAG AATTACTCTTTCGGAAAATCCTCATCAGTGATGGAAACCCTTGCAG TCAGTGTGGATGATGCTGTAGATGATATTGTACGCCAATTTAGGGGAGTATCAGATGGCTTAATGCGCAAAGTAGTTGGTTCATCCTCTCCCCCTAGTGAAGCCTCTTCTTCAGCCACTGGCAGGACGCTGTCATGGAATGCAGATGAGATTGCTAAAGACATTTCAAAGCATTATAACTTAGACACGGTACATAGTGCTTCTGACAATGAAGATGGTAACAAAGATGGGGACCATGGTTATGAGGATGATGGATCATATTCACAAGGTCTTGATATGCATTTGGACAATGAGTTGAACTCAAAGAATTTGCCGCCACTGGTAATAGAGTGTGGTCGGGAGTCTGTTAATTTAATTTATGAGAAACATAATTTAGGTGTGAAACCTGAACCGTTTGGCCAGGGTGGATCTCCTAAGGTAAAAATATCAGCAACCTCCAGCCATTTGGAGGATCCAGTTGGAATGCCCCCTGAG TGGACACCGCCTAACGTGAGCGTACCTTTGCTGAATCTAGTTGATAAGGTGTTTCAGCTTAAGAGAAGAGGCTGGCTAAG AAGACAGGTCTTTTGGATATCTAAGCAAATATTACAGCTAGTGATGGAGGATGCCATCGATGACTGGCTCTTGCGCCAGATATATTGGCTTCGGAAGGAGGAAACAATTACCCTAGGGATTCGATGGATTCAAGAT CTCTTGTGGCCAGGTGGTAAATTCTTTAGAGCAATTGGGGACATTCACAGCAAATTTGATAATAGTAATCTCAACCAGACACCTATACCTCTGCTCAACTTCAGCCAATTTGGAGGAAGTAATGCCTCTAAACCTGGGTCCTTTGAGCAACAACTTGAGGCTACTCGTAGAGCAAGCGACATCAAAAAAATGCTTTTTG ATGGACCCCCAGCAACATTAGTTGGCCTGATTGGATATAAGCAATACCGACGGTGTGCAAGAGACATTTACTATTTCACTCAG TCTGCTATATGTATCAAGCAACTTGCTTATGCAATCTTAGAACGACTACTTATATCAGTGTTCCCTGAGCTACGGGATCTTGTGATGGATCTTCATGGGAAGAACATATCAACATTGCATAGAAAGTAG